Proteins encoded within one genomic window of Desulfuromonas acetoxidans DSM 684:
- a CDS encoding NAD(P)/FAD-dependent oxidoreductase, producing the protein MKVAIVGAGMAGLTAAHILDSHGIDVTVFEKSKGTGGRMSSRSFAGGWIDHGTPYFSAETVGFQSFLKKFADKKIIEPWAARVNGPLALDEIVHYISVPRTSALTRALLADIKFHPSTHISMIEKTDSMWRIYNDGRTDLGLWDLVILAIPSPQAVQLLVDQKDLRAKVEGVEMEPCWICALQLPGPVQHIQDVTVFTDNDIRRVTCNSAKKDRANQHVYIVQASAAWSEKHLEEPPAAIGNQLKQKFLNTFNLNFECDVLFSHRWRYGFTTTPLAQPYLWDEQQRLGVCGDWCLGRRVEDAWKSGSELGKTILSSLKKGGPSCMSTL; encoded by the coding sequence ATGAAAGTCGCTATTGTTGGTGCCGGAATGGCCGGACTGACGGCTGCCCACATCCTGGATTCCCACGGGATTGATGTGACTGTTTTTGAAAAAAGCAAGGGAACCGGTGGTCGTATGTCCAGCCGCTCTTTTGCAGGTGGGTGGATTGATCACGGCACCCCTTATTTTAGTGCCGAGACGGTTGGCTTCCAGAGCTTTTTAAAAAAATTCGCAGACAAAAAAATCATTGAACCCTGGGCTGCTCGTGTCAATGGGCCGTTGGCTCTTGATGAGATCGTTCATTACATCTCAGTTCCACGCACAAGTGCATTGACACGAGCACTTCTCGCAGACATCAAGTTTCACCCCTCAACACATATTTCAATGATTGAAAAAACGGATTCAATGTGGCGAATCTATAATGACGGCCGAACTGACCTCGGATTGTGGGATCTTGTGATTCTCGCCATTCCGTCCCCGCAAGCAGTGCAGTTACTTGTGGACCAAAAGGATCTTCGCGCAAAAGTAGAAGGGGTAGAGATGGAGCCTTGCTGGATTTGTGCACTACAGCTCCCCGGTCCGGTCCAACACATCCAAGATGTGACAGTCTTCACCGATAATGATATTCGTAGAGTAACCTGCAACAGTGCGAAAAAAGACCGGGCCAACCAACATGTCTATATAGTCCAAGCCTCCGCAGCATGGTCAGAAAAGCATCTGGAAGAACCTCCCGCTGCCATCGGAAATCAACTTAAACAAAAATTTCTGAACACTTTTAATCTTAATTTCGAATGCGACGTCCTGTTCAGCCATCGGTGGCGTTACGGCTTTACGACAACCCCGTTAGCGCAACCCTATCTGTGGGATGAGCAACAACGTCTAGGGGTCTGTGGCGATTGGTGCCTTGGCCGCCGGGTCGAAGATGCCTGGAAAAGCGGCTCAGAACTTGGAAAAACAATTCTATCCTCGTTAAAAAAAGGGGGGCCGTCGTGCATGTCTACACTCTAA
- a CDS encoding EAL domain-containing protein has protein sequence MIISCAVKELAEKMVEFLNRHQLAFQREDSRTLYVKIVNFKTIIDQLCHEHFTSAVQREGITVLFLDNGEKLTAEKIKYIKTLQQYYDLIKAQKLISLIDNHALTTYFQPIVDIPNNSIYGYETLCRGVDDDNSLISPSLLFEWARQADMLFYLDRECREMSLKTAAVKNIRAKVFINFIPTAIYDPHHCLQSTVKWANQLEFDPKNIIFEVTESERVEDIDHLKDILDYYKSQGFMIALDDIGSGYSSLNMVAKLQPDVIKVDRELIKDIHENSMNQSVFCAINQIAKDNGTLVLAEGVEKSEELRFCAEHGADLAQGYYFGRPNGEPLRKL, from the coding sequence ATGATTATCAGCTGCGCCGTTAAGGAACTGGCAGAAAAAATGGTTGAATTCCTTAACCGCCATCAATTGGCTTTTCAACGAGAAGATAGCCGGACTCTTTACGTCAAGATCGTCAATTTTAAGACGATTATTGACCAATTATGCCATGAGCACTTTACCAGCGCAGTACAGCGAGAAGGAATTACGGTCCTGTTTCTTGACAACGGTGAAAAACTCACTGCAGAAAAAATCAAGTATATCAAAACACTGCAACAGTACTATGATCTGATCAAGGCGCAAAAGCTCATTTCTCTGATCGACAATCATGCCTTGACAACCTATTTCCAACCGATTGTTGACATTCCCAACAACTCAATTTATGGCTACGAAACATTGTGCCGCGGCGTCGATGATGACAACAGTTTAATCAGCCCATCGCTTCTTTTTGAATGGGCCAGGCAAGCAGATATGCTGTTCTACCTTGATCGAGAATGCCGCGAAATGTCTTTGAAAACAGCGGCAGTAAAAAATATCAGAGCTAAGGTATTTATCAATTTCATCCCTACGGCTATTTACGATCCACATCATTGCCTACAATCAACGGTCAAATGGGCTAACCAGCTGGAATTTGATCCTAAAAATATCATTTTTGAAGTAACTGAAAGTGAACGCGTAGAAGACATCGATCACCTTAAAGACATTCTCGACTATTATAAGTCTCAAGGCTTCATGATTGCCCTTGACGATATCGGCAGTGGCTACTCTTCTCTTAACATGGTCGCGAAATTACAGCCGGATGTGATCAAGGTTGATCGAGAATTGATCAAAGATATTCACGAAAACAGCATGAATCAATCAGTTTTCTGCGCCATCAATCAAATCGCCAAAGACAACGGAACATTGGTTTTGGCCGAAGGCGTCGAGAAAAGTGAAGAACTGAGATTTTGTGCAGAACACGGTGCCGACCTCGCCCAAGGATATTACTTCGGACGACCTAATGGCGAGCCACTAAGAAAACTGTAA
- a CDS encoding MarR family winged helix-turn-helix transcriptional regulator: MPIPHDLTHVLIELYDKISSWEQTVVKDSGLSPAQMHAVEIVGHHGEMRMKEMAQRMGITTGTLTVMVDRLETLGALHRQPNPKDRRSYVIVLTDKGQQLFNEHHKLHELLTREMTTTFNDEEKNMLQQLLTRLVQQF; this comes from the coding sequence ATGCCGATCCCCCACGACCTGACCCATGTTTTGATTGAACTGTACGACAAAATCTCCTCCTGGGAGCAAACCGTGGTCAAGGACAGCGGCCTGTCGCCAGCTCAGATGCATGCGGTTGAAATTGTCGGCCATCACGGCGAGATGCGCATGAAAGAGATGGCCCAGCGCATGGGGATCACCACCGGGACGTTGACCGTCATGGTTGATCGGCTCGAAACTCTCGGAGCACTGCATCGTCAACCCAACCCGAAAGACCGCCGCTCCTATGTGATCGTCCTGACCGATAAAGGGCAGCAACTGTTCAATGAACATCACAAACTACACGAATTGCTGACACGAGAGATGACCACGACATTTAACGACGAGGAAAAAAACATGTTGCAACAACTCCTCACCCGACTGGTCCAGCAATTTTAA
- the dmeF gene encoding CDF family Co(II)/Ni(II) efflux transporter DmeF: MNPPPIDHWQHDHSFHHDNRQAERNTHRVILLTLVMMVIEILGGWLFGSMALLADGWHMGTHVFALGITAAAYIYSRRHAADTSYSYGTGKVGVLSGYTSAILLAGVAALMIGESIDRLLHPNAIHFNEALLVAVIGLIVNLASAAMLHAGGEDHGHHHGHSHHHDHNLKAAYLHVIADALTSVTAIVALLCGKYFGWMWLDPAMGIVGAVIIGIWAWGLMKDTSSILLDRQPDATINQQIREALESDHTKIADLHVRHISPHALAAEISLVSYEPFTTRVYKEQLNAIKNLQHTTIEVHHFNDITSVSPSSP, from the coding sequence ATGAATCCGCCCCCCATCGACCATTGGCAACACGACCACAGTTTTCACCACGACAACCGTCAAGCGGAACGCAATACCCATCGGGTGATCCTGTTGACTCTGGTGATGATGGTGATTGAAATTCTCGGCGGCTGGCTGTTCGGTTCCATGGCCTTATTAGCCGACGGCTGGCACATGGGGACACACGTTTTTGCCCTGGGAATCACAGCGGCAGCCTATATCTACAGCCGCCGTCACGCAGCAGACACCAGCTACAGCTATGGGACCGGCAAAGTCGGTGTTCTCAGTGGGTATACCAGCGCGATCCTACTGGCGGGCGTTGCCGCCCTGATGATCGGTGAATCCATTGACCGCCTGCTCCATCCCAACGCCATCCACTTCAATGAAGCCCTGCTGGTTGCCGTTATCGGTCTCATTGTCAACCTGGCCAGTGCCGCCATGTTGCACGCCGGTGGCGAGGATCACGGCCACCATCATGGTCACAGCCATCATCACGATCACAATTTGAAAGCCGCCTACCTGCATGTTATTGCCGATGCGTTAACCTCAGTGACGGCCATTGTCGCATTGCTGTGCGGTAAATATTTTGGTTGGATGTGGCTGGACCCTGCCATGGGAATTGTCGGCGCCGTGATCATAGGCATCTGGGCCTGGGGACTGATGAAAGACACCAGCAGTATCCTGCTTGATCGACAACCCGACGCCACCATCAACCAACAGATCCGCGAAGCCCTCGAAAGTGACCACACCAAAATTGCCGATCTGCACGTCAGACACATCAGCCCGCACGCTCTTGCTGCAGAGATCTCTCTGGTCAGCTACGAACCATTCACAACTCGCGTATACAAAGAACAATTAAACGCAATCAAAAACTTGCAACATACAACCATTGAGGTTCATCATTTCAATGACATTACATCCGTCAGCCCATCCAGCCCTTAA
- a CDS encoding MerR family transcriptional regulator encodes MLTVQQLSQELGITPDTIRVWEKRYGNPVPQRNRRGHRRYSQQQLEELRLVRNLQMLGKKPKEIFSLTPEQRFELLTAMQKRSFSGEEGLLSLVCFGSAADVEAYLSKWAAKGCADFIFHGLLPLLSALENGWIVGNVTISREHLISDVVMNQLKLFLDDAKPTREQPHCAFVTLNGERHRLGLMMGACLFNLQGVYCSVVSDDVPTAEVPRICQELKTQAVALSFSGNYQRHKAFDDIVALRTLLPDDVQIIVGGKAVEDMSLPPGVTLCGDLRQVDTIAANLVLKK; translated from the coding sequence ATGTTGACAGTTCAGCAGTTGTCTCAAGAGCTCGGAATTACTCCGGATACCATCAGGGTCTGGGAAAAACGTTATGGCAACCCTGTACCCCAGAGAAACCGTCGTGGCCATCGAAGATATTCGCAACAGCAGTTGGAGGAACTCCGCTTGGTCCGTAATCTTCAAATGCTTGGCAAGAAGCCCAAGGAGATTTTTTCTCTTACGCCTGAGCAGAGGTTTGAACTTCTTACTGCCATGCAAAAGCGCTCGTTTTCTGGTGAAGAAGGTCTTTTGTCATTAGTTTGTTTTGGTTCAGCCGCTGATGTTGAAGCGTATTTATCTAAGTGGGCGGCAAAGGGATGCGCTGATTTTATTTTTCATGGGCTTCTTCCTTTATTGTCAGCGTTAGAAAATGGGTGGATTGTCGGCAATGTTACAATCTCGCGTGAACATCTGATTTCTGATGTGGTGATGAATCAACTTAAGTTGTTCTTGGACGATGCAAAACCTACCCGTGAGCAGCCGCATTGTGCCTTTGTGACACTTAATGGAGAACGTCATCGGTTGGGGTTGATGATGGGAGCGTGTCTCTTTAATCTGCAGGGTGTTTACTGTAGTGTGGTTAGTGATGATGTTCCTACCGCAGAGGTCCCTCGGATATGCCAGGAACTGAAGACACAGGCTGTCGCACTTTCATTCAGCGGTAACTATCAACGCCATAAAGCGTTTGACGATATCGTTGCCCTGAGGACATTGCTCCCTGATGATGTTCAAATTATCGTTGGGGGGAAGGCTGTTGAAGACATGTCTC
- a CDS encoding SRPBCC family protein: MHVYTLKRVQSLPIDIETAWDFFSNPANLEKITPAWLNFKVRSELPPKMYAGLIVQYFVHPVAGVPVPWTTEITHVDEPCFFVDEQRLGPYKFWHHQHHFTPSDAGIVMTDIVHYSLPFGPVGRAFHPIYIKRKLEAIFDHRFNVLKQRFSDNA, translated from the coding sequence GTGCATGTCTACACTCTAAAACGCGTGCAGTCTTTGCCGATTGACATTGAAACGGCCTGGGACTTTTTTTCGAATCCGGCAAATCTGGAGAAAATAACGCCTGCTTGGCTCAATTTCAAAGTTCGTTCTGAGTTACCCCCTAAAATGTATGCCGGGCTTATTGTTCAGTACTTTGTCCATCCCGTGGCAGGAGTTCCCGTTCCGTGGACAACAGAAATAACCCACGTGGATGAACCCTGTTTTTTCGTCGATGAGCAACGACTGGGGCCGTATAAATTCTGGCACCATCAACACCACTTCACTCCGAGCGATGCGGGCATTGTCATGACAGATATCGTTCACTACTCATTGCCTTTTGGGCCAGTAGGACGAGCGTTTCATCCCATCTACATAAAAAGAAAACTCGAAGCAATCTTCGACCATCGTTTCAACGTGCTCAAGCAGCGATTTTCAGATAATGCATAA
- a CDS encoding TIGR04211 family SH3 domain-containing protein has protein sequence MKLHGLIVVILLLLTGMTSAWAETRYVSDRLVITVREGMGNQYRVIKTLPTDSAVEVLEEQGRYLRVQLKDGTEGYVLKQYISRTVPKTTVIAKLKQDVANLEKKLADRHGSVNTLSESNAQLEESLIQTRRELEQVQQTLQQTQKEYSDLQDKAENVVLIDKERQQLKKEFAKLSEKAQRLEEQNAAVLKTAMIKWFVAGGGVLFVGWVAGKFSRKKRRTLGGF, from the coding sequence ATGAAACTTCACGGCTTGATCGTGGTGATACTCTTATTGTTAACCGGCATGACCAGCGCCTGGGCGGAAACCCGTTATGTCTCCGACCGTCTGGTGATTACCGTGCGCGAAGGGATGGGCAATCAATACCGGGTGATAAAAACGCTGCCAACGGATAGCGCTGTCGAAGTGCTTGAGGAACAGGGGCGTTATCTGCGGGTTCAATTGAAAGACGGAACCGAAGGCTATGTTCTCAAGCAATACATCTCTCGGACGGTTCCCAAAACAACGGTGATCGCCAAGTTGAAGCAGGATGTTGCCAATCTGGAAAAGAAGTTGGCGGACCGTCATGGCTCGGTGAATACGCTCAGTGAATCGAATGCTCAGCTCGAAGAATCTCTGATTCAGACACGACGAGAGCTTGAGCAGGTGCAGCAGACGTTGCAGCAAACTCAAAAAGAGTACAGTGATCTGCAGGATAAAGCGGAAAATGTCGTTCTGATCGATAAGGAGCGACAACAACTGAAAAAAGAATTTGCCAAGCTCAGTGAAAAGGCGCAACGTCTTGAAGAGCAAAATGCCGCAGTGCTTAAAACTGCGATGATCAAGTGGTTTGTTGCCGGTGGCGGTGTGTTGTTTGTCGGCTGGGTTGCCGGCAAGTTTTCCCGCAAGAAACGCCGGACCCTGGGTGGTTTTTAA
- a CDS encoding PilZ domain-containing protein: MLKLLLYTHDPEVQQHYLKALPEEGAMAVVVSDFKEFFKESNTIPCSGVLLDVVSSIRASQFDREVIQELLEVYPSLRLRLDPATGEIRTLMTGAGPGQNISIRKFVETYCSNFLPRCLRMCQRKPIHCNVIYSFHDQLASEVVQRSVTMDMSIGGCFLMTTEALEVGERLWVRIIELMDNSPIMVEVRWCREWGQKMMVPGVGLHFSVISDRQREEIRTLLDGD, encoded by the coding sequence ATGCTGAAGTTACTGTTATATACGCACGATCCTGAGGTTCAACAGCATTATCTCAAGGCGTTGCCTGAGGAAGGCGCCATGGCTGTTGTGGTGTCGGACTTCAAGGAGTTTTTTAAAGAATCCAACACCATCCCCTGTAGTGGTGTCCTGCTTGATGTGGTGAGCAGCATCCGCGCCAGCCAGTTTGACCGGGAGGTGATTCAGGAGCTGCTGGAGGTTTATCCCTCCCTGCGGCTGCGGCTCGATCCGGCAACCGGGGAGATCCGTACTCTGATGACGGGGGCCGGTCCCGGCCAAAATATCTCCATTCGCAAGTTTGTTGAAACCTATTGCTCAAATTTTCTGCCGCGCTGCCTGCGTATGTGCCAGCGCAAACCGATTCATTGCAATGTGATTTATTCCTTTCACGATCAGCTCGCTTCAGAGGTGGTGCAGCGCTCCGTCACCATGGACATGTCGATTGGTGGCTGTTTTTTGATGACAACCGAGGCGTTGGAGGTGGGCGAGCGTTTGTGGGTCCGTATCATTGAATTGATGGATAACTCACCGATCATGGTTGAAGTCCGCTGGTGTCGAGAGTGGGGCCAGAAGATGATGGTTCCAGGTGTCGGTCTCCATTTTTCCGTCATTTCGGATCGACAACGGGAGGAGATTCGCACCCTGTTGGATGGGGACTGA
- a CDS encoding Arm DNA-binding domain-containing protein gives MNLITDIELQHVPEKDTWLCDADFNTGHGVLCAKVSTTGERKFYFRYYTENFKRVRLALGKYDPAGRRGLTLYSARKKARELSSLHKAGIKNIREHLSS, from the coding sequence ATGAATCTGATAACCGACATTGAATTACAACACGTGCCTGAAAAAGACACTTGGCTCTGTGATGCTGATTTTAACACGGGACATGGAGTCCTCTGCGCCAAGGTCAGTACAACAGGCGAGAGAAAGTTTTATTTCAGGTATTACACAGAAAACTTTAAACGTGTCAGGCTTGCTTTGGGGAAATACGACCCGGCAGGAAGACGAGGCTTAACCCTCTACAGCGCTCGAAAAAAAGCCCGAGAACTTTCCAGTCTGCACAAAGCGGGAATTAAGAACATCAGGGAACACCTGAGTAGCTGA
- a CDS encoding RelA/SpoT family protein: MKSLEDILNTVKEYLPDADLDLIRRAYPFSQQLHQGQDLPCGLPAFSHPVAVAELLLRLKMDVPTVAAGLLHDVLQKEMVTSAELRERFGDQVHMLVEGLTRINNIIFKRGEERQAESFRKMLLAIARDFRIILIKLADRLHGMQNLSCLPDAQQQRIARETMDVYAPLANRMGISWMKSQLEDLSFQHLYPDEYAELNGKVMAFKTDACDQYVQRVKNELHAILAKQGIDGDVSGRSKHIYSVYRKLQRQKIDLDQMYDLIAFRVIVTSVRECYAALGIVHAEWKPVSGRFKDYIAMPKANMYQSLHTSVIGPYGKRMEVQIRTEEMHRIAEEGIAAHWMYKEGKTTGSGGHFFIKT, translated from the coding sequence TTGAAGTCACTCGAAGATATCCTCAATACCGTTAAAGAATACCTTCCCGATGCGGATCTTGACCTGATCCGGCGAGCCTATCCTTTTAGCCAGCAACTCCATCAGGGTCAGGACCTGCCTTGCGGTTTGCCTGCGTTCAGCCATCCTGTGGCTGTGGCGGAGCTATTGCTGCGTCTGAAGATGGACGTGCCGACCGTTGCCGCCGGGCTGCTCCATGATGTTCTGCAGAAAGAGATGGTGACCTCTGCCGAGCTCAGGGAGCGTTTTGGCGATCAGGTTCACATGCTGGTTGAAGGTCTGACCAGAATCAATAACATCATCTTCAAGCGCGGTGAAGAGCGACAGGCCGAGAGCTTTCGTAAGATGCTGCTGGCGATTGCCCGCGACTTTCGTATTATCCTTATCAAGTTGGCCGACCGACTTCACGGCATGCAGAACCTGAGCTGTTTGCCCGATGCACAACAGCAGCGCATTGCTCGTGAAACCATGGATGTCTATGCGCCGTTGGCTAACCGCATGGGTATCAGCTGGATGAAAAGCCAGCTCGAAGACCTGTCGTTTCAGCACCTTTATCCCGATGAGTATGCCGAGCTTAACGGCAAGGTCATGGCGTTTAAAACCGATGCCTGTGATCAGTATGTCCAGCGGGTCAAGAATGAGCTACATGCTATTCTGGCCAAGCAGGGGATTGATGGTGATGTGTCGGGACGCTCTAAGCATATCTATTCCGTGTACCGCAAGCTGCAACGTCAGAAAATTGATCTTGACCAGATGTACGATCTGATCGCCTTCCGGGTGATTGTGACTTCGGTGCGTGAGTGCTATGCGGCGCTGGGTATTGTCCATGCCGAGTGGAAACCGGTGTCGGGGCGGTTTAAAGACTACATCGCCATGCCGAAAGCTAATATGTACCAGTCGTTGCACACCTCGGTGATTGGTCCGTATGGCAAGCGCATGGAGGTGCAGATTCGCACTGAAGAGATGCACCGCATTGCTGAAGAGGGGATCGCTGCCCACTGGATGTATAAAGAGGGTAAGACCACCGGTTCCGGAGGCCATTTTTTTATAAAAACATAA
- the gmk gene encoding guanylate kinase, translated as MKREGVLFVVSAPSGAGKTTLCKRMIDIFPNLGHSVSFTTRPMRGGETDGVDYHFVSVDTFRRMIDDNAFVEWAQVHDNYYGTALKTLEDARLQGHDVLLDIDFQGAAQLKKQAAEAVFVFIAPPDMDELERRLRQRGTDSDAVISRRLDNAAGELREAQWYDYIVINDDIDHAAKQLQGIIEAETCRGRHVYPFVEQMIARR; from the coding sequence ATGAAACGTGAAGGAGTTCTGTTTGTCGTTTCGGCACCGTCTGGAGCCGGAAAAACAACGCTGTGCAAGCGGATGATTGACATATTTCCGAATTTGGGGCACTCTGTCTCTTTTACCACGCGCCCGATGCGTGGTGGTGAAACCGATGGTGTGGATTACCATTTTGTGTCGGTCGACACCTTTCGACGCATGATTGACGACAACGCTTTTGTCGAGTGGGCGCAGGTTCATGACAACTACTACGGTACGGCGCTGAAAACGCTTGAGGATGCGCGTCTTCAGGGGCATGATGTGCTTCTGGATATTGACTTCCAGGGCGCGGCACAGCTGAAAAAACAGGCGGCTGAAGCGGTGTTCGTGTTTATTGCACCACCAGACATGGATGAGCTGGAGCGGCGTTTGCGTCAGCGTGGTACTGATAGCGATGCCGTGATTTCCCGTCGGCTTGATAATGCCGCAGGTGAATTACGTGAAGCGCAGTGGTATGATTACATTGTCATCAACGACGATATTGACCATGCCGCAAAGCAGTTGCAGGGAATTATCGAAGCGGAAACATGTCGTGGACGGCATGTGTATCCCTTTGTAGAACAGATGATCGCCCGGCGATAG
- the rpoZ gene encoding DNA-directed RNA polymerase subunit omega — MARVTVEDCLEKIDNRFLLAMVAAKRAKQLYRGATPLIENVSGNKKVVQALREIAAGKIEFDAPDTRTH; from the coding sequence ATGGCACGTGTTACTGTTGAAGACTGTCTGGAGAAGATTGATAACCGTTTTCTGCTGGCGATGGTTGCTGCCAAGCGCGCCAAGCAATTGTATCGTGGTGCAACACCATTGATTGAGAACGTGTCCGGCAATAAAAAAGTCGTTCAAGCATTGCGTGAGATTGCCGCCGGAAAAATTGAGTTCGACGCTCCCGACACCCGTACTCACTAA
- a CDS encoding YicC/YloC family endoribonuclease — MIKSMTGYGKGQVGGSDAHYSVEIKTVNHRYADITVKVPRTLMFLERDLKKWTAERLTRGKIDVFVNRESTAQAVVTPVANDALATEYVHLFRAMSERYHLSGDIPLSLLVAQKDVVTLQETNLDEVLVRDTLQQTLEKAIDAVETMRLKEGAALQEDIQERLSDMESLLQVIEERAPLVVDEWRQKLQQRLERLQSDVEPDPQRVAQEVAIFADRCDISEEVVRFKSHLVQFRQLFESEDAVGRQMDFLIQELNRETNTMGSKSNDAELTRQVVAIKAELEKIREQVQNIE; from the coding sequence ATGATCAAAAGCATGACAGGGTATGGTAAAGGGCAGGTTGGCGGAAGCGATGCGCATTACAGTGTCGAGATAAAAACGGTGAATCATCGTTATGCTGACATCACCGTCAAGGTGCCTCGGACTCTGATGTTTCTCGAACGTGATCTGAAGAAATGGACGGCGGAGCGTCTGACGCGTGGCAAAATCGATGTTTTCGTCAATCGCGAATCGACAGCGCAGGCCGTGGTGACTCCAGTGGCAAACGATGCTTTGGCCACGGAATATGTTCACCTGTTTCGTGCCATGAGTGAGCGCTACCATCTTAGCGGTGATATCCCTCTTTCTCTGCTGGTTGCCCAAAAAGATGTGGTCACTCTTCAGGAGACCAATCTTGATGAAGTGCTGGTCCGAGATACCTTACAGCAGACGTTGGAAAAAGCTATTGATGCTGTTGAGACCATGCGTCTCAAAGAGGGCGCAGCTCTGCAGGAAGATATTCAGGAGCGTCTCAGCGATATGGAGAGTCTGCTGCAGGTGATTGAAGAGCGGGCACCTCTGGTGGTGGACGAGTGGCGACAGAAATTGCAGCAACGTCTGGAGCGGCTGCAGAGCGATGTGGAACCCGATCCGCAACGCGTTGCGCAAGAAGTGGCCATTTTTGCTGATCGTTGCGATATCAGTGAAGAGGTGGTGCGCTTCAAGAGCCATCTGGTTCAGTTTCGCCAGTTGTTTGAAAGCGAGGATGCCGTGGGCCGGCAGATGGATTTCCTGATTCAGGAGCTCAACCGCGAAACCAACACCATGGGATCCAAGTCCAATGATGCGGAGTTGACCCGTCAGGTTGTGGCGATCAAGGCGGAATTGGAAAAGATCCGTGAACAGGTACAGAACATCGAGTAG
- a CDS encoding helix-turn-helix domain-containing protein, with protein sequence MKISNFTTDSATLQEIGKRLAELRISLNLTQSQLAANAGIGKRTLERVESGEPTQTTTLIRILRAIGQLEPLDALLPESQIRPIQILRNSSRKRKRASSSKHKPENTQPWTWGDEE encoded by the coding sequence TTGAAGATAAGTAATTTTACAACAGACAGTGCGACTCTTCAGGAGATTGGCAAACGCTTGGCCGAATTGCGCATCTCCCTGAATTTGACCCAATCCCAACTGGCTGCCAATGCTGGAATTGGAAAACGAACCCTTGAACGAGTAGAATCTGGAGAGCCTACGCAAACAACAACACTTATTCGTATATTACGAGCCATAGGACAATTAGAGCCATTGGATGCGCTTCTTCCAGAATCGCAAATACGACCAATACAGATCTTACGCAATTCAAGCCGAAAGAGAAAACGAGCGTCATCGTCAAAACACAAGCCTGAAAACACCCAACCTTGGACGTGGGGAGATGAAGAATGA